A region of Vigna radiata var. radiata cultivar VC1973A chromosome 10, Vradiata_ver6, whole genome shotgun sequence DNA encodes the following proteins:
- the LOC106775945 gene encoding serine/threonine-protein kinase RUNKEL, which yields MNQYHIYEAIGRGRYSTVYKGRKKKTIEYFAIKSVDKSQKTKVLEEVRILHTLDHINVLKFYDWYETSAHLWLVLEYCVGGDLLSILRQDSKFPEESVHDLALDLLKALQFLHSNGIIYSDLKPSNILLDENGCAKLCDFGLAKKLRDITKGFSSSLPRAKRGTPSYMAPELFEDGGVHSYASDLWALGCVLYECYAGRPPFVGREFTQLVKSIISDPTPPLPGNPSRPFVNLINSLLVKDPAERIQWPELCGHAVWRTKIPPVPLPAQPAFDDMVELHIRSVLSEHKSSHNRTPPKYREKDVKGVLKKDENSILVSRGLETPTRATPNGPRTQIKGSGRTNDVKQKDHSNISKGVNLLRLSRIAKTNLQRENEKENYRRPLPNNSENDSEVKIENTDMELDFNENTEDDTHEETDGNEPSEKIDHHFLNQGKTEEIENTAHQFDTPSAVSPPVSDDLHELTPDISAVTPSVSPQVKKHRAKEDSGSALDSDSSRLSSNLSQVLWHPSDLSVRPVMPSRKVDKVSEVIPSLPFEALQASDFVKMPKEQLEAVHNRILAILNGNTSIGEKQNVIRYLEMLSINADAANVLTNGPIMLMLVKLLRQSKASALRVQLASLIGLLIRHSTFVDDSLSNSGILGALTDGLRDRQEKVRRFSMAALGELLFYISTQNADCKDNNQLESPSKDNRTTCGWQVPNSLISLVSSMLRKGEDDITQLYALRTIENICSQGGFWVGRLASQDVFSNLCYIYRAAGKQESVRLTAGSCLVRLVRFNPPSIQSVIEKLSFKDLASTLVKGSPREQQISLNLLNIAMLGSHLFTNIGRYLVQLAEDKNLIPSLLALVEQGSEVLRGKALVLVALLCKHGRRWLPHFFCSQKLLSVVDRLGKEKDAYVRQCLDAFVHIVASSIPGLLDIITGDVQQMMGGRRHGHISALTSRSPKANIHLFPVVLHLLGTSTFKHKVVTPQVVLQLANLIKLVETPFQGRDDFQITLLRIFESLTEESPMILGNADIFIREILPSLTVLYKGNKDGDARFLCLKILFDVMIILLSEPIEEEQRLKDLKFISNTRFLPLYPTLIEDEDPIPIYAQKLLVMLLEFSFITIPDILHMKAISQCFEFLLGDLSNANVNNVKLCLALASAPEMESKLLSHLKVVRRIGNFLEFVHAKGMEDLLEPTLGLCRAFIARSVGCAKGLSSTREPNLLGDYPPELSGGAVDPQQCIKDIADFGSNFGVLLELSASAETSIADVASECVVLLFKAAPREATTGILTNLPKVTVILESWNRGIPHLMVQRMLHSLGYACKQYLLHAMILSISKSEISRIEVVVSEIKSSGVLLLAKTAGLAALELQRLPRCI from the exons atgAATCAGTATCACATCTACGAAGCTATCGGTCGCGGCAGATACTCT ACCGTTTACAAAGGCAGGAAAAAGAAGACTATCGAGTATTTCGCCATCAAGAGCGTTGATAAATCGCAGAAAACTAAGGTTCTTGAAGAG GTCAGGATTCTTCACACGTTGGATCATATAAATGTGCTGAAGTTTTATGATTG gtATGAAACTTCTGCTCATTTATGGTTGGTTTTAGAGTATTGCGTCGGAGGGGATTTGCTCTCCATATTACGACAG GATAGTAAATTTCCAGAAGAGTCTGTTCACGATCTTGCTCTTGATTTACTGAAAGCTCTACA GTTTTTACACTCAAATGGAATAATCTATTCCGACTTGAAACCATCCAATATTCTACTTGATGAAAATGGATGCGCAAAG TTATGTGATTTTGGATTAGCGAAGAAATTGAGAGATATAACAAAAGGTTTTTCTTCTTCG TTACCCCGAGCAAAACGTGGAACACCTTCTTACATGGCTCCGGAGCTTTTTGAGGATGGTGGAGTGCATTCTTACGCTTCTGACCTCTGGGCATTAGGATGTGTCCTATATGAATGTTATGCTGGGAGACCACCCTTTGTGGGAAGGGAATTTACTCAGCTTGTAAAATCTATCATTTCAGATCCTACTCCACCACTTCCGGGTAATCCTAGCAGAccttttgttaatttaattaattcccTTTTGGTAAAGGATCCAGCTGAAAGAATACAATGGCCTGAGCTTTGTGGACATGCCGTTTGGAGAACAAAAATTCCTCCGGTGCCTCTTCCTGCTCAACCTGCATTTGATGATATGGTAGAGCTACACATTAGATCTGTCTTATCAGAACATAAATCTTCGCATAACAGGACACCTCCCAAATATCGTGAAAAGGATGTCAAAGGGGTCTTGAAGAAAGACGAGAACTCTATTTTAGTATCTAGAGGCCTTGAGACACCAACAAGGGCAACACCAAATGGCCCCAGAACTCAGATAAAAGGGTCTGGTAGAACAAATGACGTAAAGCAGAAGGATCATTCTAATATTAGCAAGGGTGTGAATCTATTAAGATTGTCAAGAATAGCAAAAACAAATTTACAGAgggaaaatgagaaagaaaactaTCGACGCCCTTTGCCTAATAACTCTGAGAATGATTCTGAAGTTAAAATTGAGAACACTGACATGGAACTTGATTTTAATGAGAATACTGAAGATGATACACATGAAGAAACTGATGGCAACGAACCTAGTGAGAAAATAGACCATCATTTTCTGAATCAGGGAAAAACAGAGGAGATTGAAAATACTGCACACCAGTTCGATACCCCATCTGCTGTTAGCCCTCCAGTCTCAGATGATCTTCATGAATTAACTCCTGACATTTCTGCTGTTACTCCCAGCGTGAGCCCTCAGGTGAAGAAGCATAGAGCTAAAGAAGACTCAGGATCTGCCCTTGACTCTGATTCTTCAAGGTTGTCTAGCAACCTTTCCCAGGTTCTTTGGCATCCATCTGATCTCTCAGTCAGACCTGTAATGCCTAGCAGAAAAGTTGATAAAGTCTCAGAAGTCATTCCTTCACTCCCTTTTGAGGCATTGCAAGCGTCTGATTTTGTTAAGATGCCTAAAGAGCAATTGGAGGCAGTCCACAACCGGATATTAGCCATTTTGAACGGAAATACCAGCATTGGAGAGAAACAGAATGTGATTAGGTACCTCGAGATGTTGAGCATTAATGCTGATGCAGCTAATGTCTTGACCAATGGGCCAATTATGCTCATGCTTGTAAAATTGCTTCGTCAATCCAAGGCATCAGCTTTGCGTGTTCAACTTGCTTCATTGATTGGTCTGTTGATTAGGCACTCCACTTTTGTTGATGACAGTTTGTCTAATTCTGGAATTTTAGGTGCACTGACTGATGGCCTTAGAGACAGGCAGGAAAAAGTTAGGAGGTTTTCCATGGCTGCTTTGGGTGAGTTGCTATTTTATATATCCACTCAAAATGCAGACTGCAAGGATAACAATCAACTTGAATCTCCTTCAAAGGACAATAGGACAACATGTGGCTGGCAG GTTCCAAATTCGTTAATTTCGCTTGTGTCTTCAATGTTGAGGAAGGGCGAGGATGATATAACTCAATTGTATGCATTGAGAACGATTGAGAATATTTGCAGTCAAGGAGGGTTCTGGGTGGGGAGATTGGCCAGTCAAGATGTTTTTAGTAATCTCTGTTATATCTATAGGGCGGCAGGGAAACAAGAGAGTGTGAGGCTCACTGCAGGATCATGCTTGGTGCGCCTTGTTCGTTTTAATCCGCCTAGCATTCAGTCTGTTATTGAGAAACTCTCATTCAAGGATCTAGCTTCTACTCTTGTAAAGGGAAGTCCACGAGAGCAGCAAATCAGCTTAAATCTTCTTAACATAGCAATGCTCGGGAGTCACTTGTTCACAAATATTGGAAGATACCTTGTACAACTTGCCGAGGATAAAAATCTAATCCCAAGTCTTTTGGCTCTTGTTGAGCAAGGTAGTGAAGTTTTAAGAGGAAAGGCACTAGTTCTTGTGGCTCTCCTCTGTAAGCATGGCAGGAGGTGGCTTCCACACTTCTTCTGTAGTCAAAAGTTGCTTTCTGTTGTGGACAGGCTGGGAAAAGAGAAAGATGCCTATGTGAGGCAGTGTTTGGATGCATTTGTGCATATTGTGGCATCCAGTATTCCAGGTTTATTGGATATAATAACAGGGGATGTCCAGCAAATGATGGGAGGAAGGCGCCATGGACACATCTCTGCCCTTACCAGCAGATCTCCAAAAGCCAACATTCATTTGTTTCCTGTTGTCCTTCATCTTCTTGGAACTTCAACTTTTAAGCACAAAGTCGTGACACCACAAGTAGTACTTCAGTTGGCGAATCTAATTAAACTTGTAGAGACACCATTTCAG GGAAGAGATGACTTCCAAATAACCCTTCTTCGAATTTTCGAGTCTCTCACAGAGGAATCTCCTATGATTCTTGGCAATGCTGACATTTTCATACGTGAAATCCTCCCTAGTTTGACTGTTCTCTACAAGGGTAACAAGGATGGTGATGCCAGGTTTTTGTGCCTTAAAATTCTTTTTGATGTGATGATCATTCTTTTGAGTGAACCAATTGAAGAAGAGCAACGATTAAAGGATCTTAAATTCATATCAAATACCCGCTTTCTTCCTCTCTACCCAACCTTGATTGAAGATGAAGACCCTATTCCTATTTATGCCCAGAAACTTCTTGTTATGCTACTGGAGTTCAGTTTTATTACAATTCCAGACATTCTACATATGAAGGCAATTTCACAATGCTTCGAGTTTTTGCTTGGTGATCTCTCAAATGCAAATGTGAATAATGTTAAACTGTGTCTTGCTCTAGCTTCTGCTCCCGAGATGGAGTCGAAATTACTCTCTCATTTAAAGGTGGTTAGGAGGATTGGCAACTTTCTTGAGTTTGTACATGCAAAGGGCATGGAAGATTTGCTGGAACCCACTCTTGGGCTGTGTAGGGCTTTTATAGCACGTTCAGTCGGCTGTGCAAAAGGCTTGAGCAGCACAAGAGAACCAAATCTCTTAGGTGACTATCCTCCCGAGTTGAGTGGTGGTGCTGTTGATCCCCAGCAATGCATAAAAGATATCGCAGACTTTGGAAGCAATTTTGGTGTCTTGCTAGAGTTGAGTGCCTCTGCAGAAACCAGTATTGCCGATGTAGCTTCTGAATGTGTTGTTTTACTGTTCAAGGCAGCTCCTAGAGAAGCCACCACTGGTATACTAACTAATCTTCCCAAGGTCACTGTGATCCTAGAGAGCTGGAATAGAGGCATTCCTCACTTGATGGTGCAGCGAATGCTTCATTCTTTAGGTTATGCTTGCAAGCAATACTTACTGCATGCAATGATATTGTCAATATCTAAATCAGAGATTTCAAGAATTGAAGTTGTAGTTTCTGAAATCAAAAGTTCAGGTGTACTACTCTTAGCCAAAACTGCTGGGCTAGCAGCCTTGGAGTTGCAGCGGTTGCCTCGCTGCATTTGA